The following proteins are co-located in the Brachybacterium sacelli genome:
- the upp gene encoding uracil phosphoribosyltransferase — protein sequence MRVLEIDHPLVAHKLSVLRNRATHSSVFRQLADELVTLLAYEATRNVAVAPVEIETPVTTVTGTRLTNPKPMVVPILRAGLGMLDGLTRLLPTAEVGFLGMVRNDETLEVTTYANRLPEDLSDRQCFVLDPMLATGHTLIAACEYIHERGARDITCVTLLAAPEGLKAMEEQIDPAIDLTIVTAAVDEKLDDNGYIVPGLGDAGDRLFGVVD from the coding sequence ATGCGCGTCCTGGAGATCGATCACCCTCTCGTTGCCCACAAGCTGTCGGTGCTGCGCAATCGCGCCACCCATTCCTCGGTGTTCCGCCAGCTCGCCGACGAGCTGGTGACCCTGCTGGCGTACGAGGCGACTCGCAACGTCGCCGTCGCTCCGGTGGAGATCGAGACCCCGGTGACCACGGTGACCGGCACCCGCCTGACCAACCCCAAGCCGATGGTGGTGCCGATCCTGCGGGCCGGGCTCGGCATGCTCGACGGTCTCACCCGGCTGCTGCCGACCGCGGAGGTCGGCTTCCTGGGCATGGTCCGCAACGACGAGACCCTCGAGGTCACCACCTACGCGAACCGCCTGCCGGAGGACCTCTCGGACCGCCAGTGCTTCGTGCTGGACCCGATGCTCGCCACCGGTCACACGCTCATCGCGGCCTGCGAGTACATCCACGAGCGCGGGGCTCGGGACATCACCTGCGTGACCCTGCTGGCCGCCCCGGAAGGTCTGAAGGCCATGGAGGAGCAGATCGACCCGGCGATCGACCTGACCATCGTCACCGCAGCGGTCGACGAGAAGCTCGACGACAACGGCTACATCGTGCCCGGCCTGGGGGATGCGGGCGACCGCCTCTTCGGGGTCGTCGACTGA
- a CDS encoding helix-turn-helix domain-containing protein, with the protein MSSTDPMRRLLDAVLDDRNTSLDQMAAGAHLSPFHFHRTVRSRAGETPAAIRRRVVLEQAAWTLQGGVPVTEAAFAAGYDSVEGFSRAFRRAYGCAPSDLPPRAERGHWLPSPNGIHFHSPTVLYVEAGRIREQSSGDVLALLVEHDLDDIDALLELARDLPEHVYRAVRLPGSLLREWDGADESIAQVVHHLVVSKEPWLASIAGESAPDLGGADDVPELLARHHRTSPRWLAMVRDVERRGAWQDSIIDALCDPPESFLLSQIVAHELTFSTHRRQLLRWMLADAGLTLDARHLDPDPILWHRRKIGE; encoded by the coding sequence ATGAGCTCGACGGACCCGATGCGGCGCCTCCTGGACGCGGTGCTCGACGACCGCAACACCTCCCTCGACCAGATGGCCGCCGGGGCGCATCTCTCGCCGTTCCACTTTCATCGCACGGTGCGGTCCCGCGCGGGGGAGACGCCGGCGGCGATCCGTCGGCGCGTGGTCCTCGAGCAGGCCGCATGGACCCTGCAGGGCGGCGTCCCCGTCACGGAGGCGGCCTTCGCCGCCGGCTACGACTCCGTCGAGGGCTTCTCCCGGGCGTTCCGCCGTGCCTACGGCTGCGCCCCTTCGGACCTGCCGCCGCGTGCGGAGCGCGGGCACTGGCTGCCCTCACCCAACGGCATCCACTTCCATTCCCCGACGGTGCTGTACGTCGAGGCGGGCCGGATCCGCGAGCAGTCCTCGGGCGACGTGCTGGCCCTCCTGGTCGAGCACGATCTGGACGACATCGACGCCCTGCTCGAGCTGGCGCGGGACCTCCCGGAGCACGTCTACCGCGCGGTGCGGCTGCCCGGCAGCCTCCTGCGGGAGTGGGACGGTGCCGACGAGTCGATCGCGCAGGTGGTGCATCACCTCGTGGTCAGCAAGGAGCCGTGGCTCGCATCGATCGCGGGGGAGAGTGCCCCGGACCTCGGCGGCGCCGACGACGTCCCCGAGCTCCTCGCCCGGCACCATCGGACCTCCCCGCGCTGGCTGGCGATGGTGCGGGACGTGGAACGCCGCGGAGCCTGGCAGGACTCGATCATCGACGCGCTCTGCGATCCGCCCGAGTCGTTCCTGCTCTCCCAGATCGTCGCCCACGAGCTGACGTTCTCGACCCACCGTCGCCAGCTCCTGCGCTGGATGCTCGCCGACGCCGGCCTGACCCTCGATGCCCGACACCTCGACCCTGACCCCATCCTGTGGCACCGCAGGAAGATCGGAGAATGA
- a CDS encoding dihydrofolate reductase family protein has translation MTRPTYLYYTATTLDGFIADENDSLDWLLSQPLGEGSLLDYDTFYAEVGALVMGSTTYEWVLRHEGGSGEGGSAWPYDRPTFVFSHRDLQPVTEDVTILSGTPEEHRPALEAAAGDGAVWIVGGGDLVAQFARAGLLDEVMVSIAPVTLGAGRPLLGGRFDLELREYGRNEAFLEARYALVGERA, from the coding sequence ATGACCCGCCCCACGTACCTCTACTACACCGCGACCACGCTCGACGGGTTCATCGCCGACGAGAACGACAGCCTCGACTGGCTGCTGTCCCAGCCGCTCGGCGAGGGCAGCCTGCTGGACTACGACACTTTCTACGCAGAGGTCGGCGCCCTGGTCATGGGCAGCACGACCTACGAGTGGGTCCTCCGCCACGAGGGCGGTTCCGGGGAAGGAGGGAGTGCATGGCCCTACGACAGACCGACCTTCGTGTTCTCCCACCGCGACCTCCAGCCCGTCACCGAGGACGTCACGATCCTCTCCGGCACCCCCGAGGAGCATCGCCCCGCCCTCGAAGCCGCGGCCGGGGACGGTGCCGTATGGATCGTCGGCGGCGGGGACCTCGTCGCCCAGTTCGCCCGCGCCGGCCTGCTCGACGAGGTCATGGTCTCGATCGCCCCGGTGACGCTCGGTGCCGGGCGGCCCCTGCTCGGCGGCCGCTTCGATCTGGAGCTGCGGGAGTACGGGCGCAATGAGGCCTTCCTCGAAGCTCGCTACGCCCTGGTGGGCGAGCGCGCATGA
- a CDS encoding nucleoside deaminase — protein MTDDELMGLAIDEARAAGAREPADVPIGAVVVGPDGQVLATAGNRREADEDPTAHAEILALRAAARETGRWNLTGCTLAVTLEPCTMCAGAIVLARVQRLVVGAPDPKAGAAGSLFDLVREPRLNHRVDLITGVRERACGDLLREFFRARRT, from the coding sequence ATGACCGATGACGAGCTGATGGGCCTGGCGATCGACGAGGCGCGGGCGGCTGGCGCCCGAGAGCCGGCGGACGTGCCCATCGGCGCGGTCGTCGTCGGCCCCGACGGGCAGGTGCTCGCCACCGCCGGGAACCGCCGGGAGGCCGACGAGGACCCCACTGCCCACGCCGAGATCCTCGCCCTGCGCGCGGCGGCCCGGGAGACGGGTCGCTGGAACCTCACCGGCTGCACGCTCGCGGTCACCCTCGAGCCCTGCACCATGTGCGCCGGCGCGATCGTCCTGGCCCGAGTGCAGCGCCTGGTCGTCGGCGCCCCGGATCCCAAGGCCGGGGCCGCGGGGTCCCTGTTCGACCTGGTCCGCGAACCGCGGCTGAACCACCGGGTCGACCTGATCACGGGCGTGCGCGAGCGGGCGTGCGGAGATCTGCTGCGCGAGTTCTTCCGGGCCCGACGGACCTGA
- a CDS encoding zinc-binding dehydrogenase, protein MKAWQFEGTGKPLALHEVEEPTAGPGEVIVEVKATGVCHSDVSTLDDPGWMTLFRKGLPRTMGHESAGVITEVGEGMEAWNVGDRVGLSPLTEEGDALGYGAWDGGFQQKIRATEFNLVALPDEVPFDLGAMATDAGLTAYHAMVAVGGAKAGMKIGVIGLGGLGYIGARVASLLGAEVYGAEVTPKTRELKDEIGLVEVAESITAFRDERLELIVDYAGFGTTTSEAIETLAEFGTLVQVGMGRLESTINTYPLITEQLRIKGSKSGTREDFAGVYELMKDGSLTPPINHITHADIPEAIDKLREGGVIGRFIAMYAE, encoded by the coding sequence ATGAAGGCATGGCAGTTCGAAGGCACGGGCAAGCCCCTCGCACTCCACGAGGTGGAGGAGCCGACGGCAGGACCGGGCGAGGTCATCGTCGAGGTCAAGGCGACCGGCGTCTGCCACTCCGACGTCTCGACCCTGGACGATCCCGGTTGGATGACGCTCTTCCGGAAGGGCCTCCCCCGCACCATGGGCCACGAGTCCGCGGGCGTCATCACCGAGGTCGGCGAGGGCATGGAGGCGTGGAACGTCGGCGACCGCGTCGGCCTCTCACCCCTGACCGAGGAAGGTGACGCGCTCGGCTACGGCGCCTGGGACGGCGGCTTCCAGCAGAAGATCCGGGCCACCGAGTTCAACCTGGTCGCCCTGCCCGACGAGGTCCCCTTCGACCTCGGCGCCATGGCGACCGACGCCGGTTTGACCGCCTATCACGCCATGGTCGCAGTGGGCGGCGCGAAGGCCGGCATGAAGATCGGGGTCATCGGCCTCGGCGGCCTCGGGTACATCGGCGCCCGCGTGGCCTCGCTCCTGGGAGCAGAGGTGTACGGCGCCGAGGTCACTCCGAAGACCCGCGAGCTGAAGGACGAGATCGGACTGGTCGAGGTCGCCGAAAGCATCACCGCCTTCCGGGACGAGCGCCTCGAGCTCATCGTCGACTACGCGGGCTTCGGCACCACGACCTCTGAGGCGATCGAGACCCTCGCCGAGTTCGGCACCCTGGTCCAGGTCGGCATGGGCCGTCTCGAGTCGACCATCAACACCTACCCCCTGATCACCGAGCAGCTCCGGATCAAGGGCTCGAAGTCCGGCACGCGCGAGGACTTCGCGGGCGTCTACGAGCTCATGAAGGACGGTTCGCTGACCCCGCCGATCAACCACATCACCCACGCCGACATCCCGGAGGCCATCGACAAGCTCCGCGAGGGCGGTGTCATCGGCCGGTTCATCGCGATGTACGCGGAGTGA
- a CDS encoding ABC transporter ATP-binding protein, whose protein sequence is MQSADQATVVAQDVSKVFFSGAEPVWALEDFSLTLEPGSFTCIVGPSGCGKSTFLRILGGLEERTVGEVATSGAEHPVPAAFVFQEHGVFPWMTVLDNVAFGLRMTGVGAREREDVARDWLQRVRLESFAGSYPHQLSGGMRQRVAIARAFATGSPVLLMDEPLGALDAQTRMLMQEELVALWEQERKTVLMVTHDIDEAIILGDRIIVMSGRPGTLREDITVPFERPRCVDIERTREFGELRSRIWNLLRDDVRTAEESA, encoded by the coding sequence ATGCAATCAGCCGACCAGGCGACCGTCGTCGCACAGGACGTCTCGAAGGTCTTCTTCTCCGGCGCCGAGCCCGTCTGGGCCCTCGAGGACTTCTCGCTGACCCTCGAACCCGGATCCTTCACCTGCATCGTCGGCCCCTCGGGCTGCGGCAAGTCGACCTTCTTGCGCATCCTCGGCGGACTCGAGGAGCGCACCGTCGGCGAGGTCGCCACGAGCGGCGCCGAGCATCCCGTGCCCGCGGCATTCGTGTTCCAGGAGCATGGCGTCTTCCCCTGGATGACCGTGCTGGACAACGTCGCCTTCGGCCTGCGGATGACCGGGGTGGGAGCACGGGAGCGAGAGGACGTCGCTCGTGACTGGCTGCAGCGGGTGCGCTTGGAGAGCTTCGCCGGCTCCTACCCGCATCAGCTCTCCGGCGGCATGCGCCAGCGCGTCGCGATCGCCCGCGCCTTCGCCACCGGCTCGCCGGTGCTGCTCATGGACGAGCCGCTCGGCGCCCTCGACGCCCAGACCCGCATGCTCATGCAGGAGGAGCTCGTCGCCCTGTGGGAGCAGGAGCGCAAGACCGTCCTGATGGTCACGCACGACATCGACGAGGCGATCATCCTGGGCGACCGCATCATCGTCATGTCCGGACGACCTGGCACCCTGCGCGAGGACATCACCGTCCCCTTCGAACGACCCCGTTGCGTCGACATCGAGCGCACCCGCGAGTTCGGCGAGCTGCGCTCGCGGATCTGGAACCTGCTCCGGGACGACGTCCGCACCGCCGAGGAGTCCGCATGA
- a CDS encoding ABC transporter permease — translation MSSAAAASRPADREQRTLEAARAHRAQEKRLRSRDLALSIAAPIVLIVLWEVCARALIIDPRFFPPPTRILAAGAEMIRSGELWKHTGPTLMRLVVGGGLGAIVGIVVGLLMGSSRALNAALGPLFSALYPLPKIAIFPILLMIFGPTELPKIIAVFITTFFIMQINTVSGVWAIDRKLLEAGSAYGATGFARFRFVVLPGAMPFVFSGLRTATGTAVVVVTAVEFTGASTTGLGYLIWNSWQLFIPEKLYVGLLVIGIIGAVLTTLLSRSEKLLLPWRRSS, via the coding sequence ATGAGTTCCGCCGCCGCCGCGTCCCGTCCGGCCGACCGCGAGCAGCGCACGCTCGAGGCGGCCCGGGCCCATCGGGCTCAGGAGAAGCGCCTGCGCTCCCGTGACCTCGCACTCTCGATCGCCGCCCCGATCGTGCTGATCGTGCTGTGGGAGGTGTGCGCCAGGGCCCTGATCATTGACCCGCGGTTCTTCCCGCCGCCGACCCGAATCCTCGCCGCGGGCGCGGAGATGATCCGCAGCGGCGAGCTGTGGAAGCACACCGGCCCCACCCTCATGCGCCTGGTGGTCGGGGGCGGTCTCGGCGCGATCGTCGGCATCGTGGTCGGTCTGCTGATGGGATCCTCCCGCGCACTGAACGCTGCGCTGGGCCCGCTGTTTTCGGCGCTGTACCCGCTGCCCAAGATCGCGATCTTCCCGATCCTGCTGATGATCTTCGGGCCCACCGAGCTGCCCAAGATCATCGCCGTGTTCATCACGACGTTCTTCATCATGCAGATCAACACGGTCTCGGGCGTCTGGGCGATCGATCGGAAGCTGCTCGAGGCCGGGTCGGCCTACGGCGCCACCGGGTTCGCCCGCTTCCGCTTCGTGGTGCTCCCCGGGGCGATGCCCTTCGTGTTCTCCGGGCTGAGGACCGCCACCGGCACCGCGGTCGTCGTGGTCACCGCCGTCGAGTTCACCGGTGCCTCCACCACCGGACTCGGCTATCTGATCTGGAACTCCTGGCAGTTGTTCATCCCGGAGAAGCTGTACGTGGGCCTGCTGGTGATCGGCATCATCGGCGCGGTCCTGACCACCCTGCTCAGCCGATCGGAGAAGCTGCTGCTGCCCTGGCGCCGCAGCAGCTGA
- a CDS encoding ABC transporter substrate-binding protein produces MRRRTLLSLASASAVGGVLASCGPAITGEESDTRSGSGDGTVRVGHVPSSLFAPVYVADAMGYFEDEGITLELTPLKSGQDGIPMLSNDQLDVMAAGFSAGMFNALDQGLTFKVVGSMGISPGDPEKSPTALEVSQELIDDGAVTSVADLEGRKVAVAGGPGATGGYLLAAMLEEGGLTLNDVEVSNLSTPDQEPALTNGSVEAATPSAPFSTAMEEAGVASPLAVPKEGTTGTGVLYSETFLAADLAQPFFTALAKGAKELAADGKQTDEVYQILADTLGQEIEVLKASPMYSYLPDLAPQPEQLAAMQSAWIEAGQITYTEPIDVATVVAASFAEGAAG; encoded by the coding sequence ATGCGACGACGCACCCTCCTGTCCCTCGCCTCCGCCTCCGCCGTCGGGGGAGTGCTGGCCTCCTGCGGCCCGGCCATCACCGGCGAGGAGTCCGACACCAGATCGGGCTCCGGCGACGGCACCGTCCGCGTCGGTCACGTGCCGTCCTCCCTGTTCGCGCCGGTGTATGTCGCCGACGCGATGGGCTACTTCGAGGACGAGGGCATCACCCTCGAGCTCACGCCGTTGAAATCCGGTCAGGACGGCATCCCGATGCTGTCCAACGACCAGCTCGACGTGATGGCCGCCGGGTTCAGCGCCGGCATGTTCAACGCCCTCGACCAGGGGCTCACCTTCAAGGTCGTCGGCTCCATGGGGATCTCCCCGGGCGACCCCGAGAAATCGCCCACCGCGCTCGAGGTGAGCCAGGAGCTGATCGACGACGGCGCGGTCACCTCGGTCGCCGACCTCGAAGGTCGCAAGGTCGCTGTGGCGGGAGGCCCGGGCGCCACCGGCGGCTACCTGCTCGCGGCGATGCTCGAGGAGGGCGGACTGACACTGAACGACGTCGAGGTCTCCAACCTCTCCACCCCCGACCAGGAGCCCGCGCTCACCAACGGCTCCGTCGAGGCCGCCACCCCGTCGGCCCCGTTCTCCACGGCCATGGAGGAGGCCGGCGTCGCCTCCCCGCTCGCGGTGCCGAAGGAGGGAACCACCGGCACCGGGGTGCTGTACTCCGAGACCTTCCTGGCCGCCGACCTCGCCCAGCCCTTCTTTACCGCGCTCGCCAAGGGGGCGAAGGAGCTCGCTGCCGACGGGAAGCAGACCGACGAGGTCTACCAGATCCTCGCCGACACCTTGGGGCAGGAGATCGAGGTGCTGAAAGCGTCACCGATGTATTCCTACCTGCCCGACCTCGCGCCGCAGCCCGAGCAGCTCGCGGCCATGCAGTCGGCGTGGATCGAGGCGGGCCAGATCACCTACACGGAGCCGATCGACGTCGCCACCGTGGTCGCGGCGAGCTTCGCCGAGGGAGCTGCCGGCTGA
- a CDS encoding response regulator transcription factor produces the protein MTESPAPLRVILVDDENLIRSALATMLSLEDDLDVRGEAATVAAGIALARGEQPDVAVVDLQLPDGDGLEICTRLAEVSPATRCLILTSHARPGYLKRALAQGVLGFLPKTTSADQLARAVRSVATGRRVIDPELAAETISSGDSPLTPREADVLEYAADGAAVEQIARRAHLAEGTVRNYLSSAQAKLQAGNRHEAVALARRQGWI, from the coding sequence ATGACCGAGAGTCCCGCTCCACTGCGCGTGATCCTCGTCGACGACGAGAACCTGATCCGCTCCGCACTGGCCACGATGCTCTCCCTCGAGGACGACCTCGACGTCCGCGGGGAGGCCGCGACGGTCGCGGCCGGGATCGCCCTGGCGCGCGGCGAACAGCCCGACGTGGCGGTGGTGGACCTGCAACTGCCCGACGGCGACGGCCTCGAGATCTGCACCCGCCTCGCCGAGGTCTCCCCCGCCACTCGCTGCCTGATCCTCACCTCGCACGCTCGCCCCGGCTACCTCAAGCGGGCCCTGGCCCAGGGCGTGCTCGGCTTCCTGCCCAAGACCACCTCGGCCGATCAGCTCGCCCGCGCGGTGCGCTCGGTGGCCACCGGGCGCCGGGTGATCGACCCGGAGCTCGCCGCGGAGACCATCTCCTCGGGGGACTCCCCACTGACCCCACGGGAGGCCGACGTCCTCGAGTACGCGGCCGACGGCGCCGCCGTGGAGCAGATCGCGCGCCGCGCGCACCTGGCCGAGGGCACGGTGCGCAACTATCTCTCCAGCGCACAGGCGAAGCTGCAGGCGGGGAACCGTCACGAGGCGGTAGCGCTCGCACGCCGGCAGGGCTGGATCTGA
- a CDS encoding sensor histidine kinase, which translates to MNTPTGRQWSAFYLYTAWSLVGVLVVVPLATAMFLGIRIPVVLAVHPFATTVLVAQIAIGAWSGSRALATWSAADSPIGRDRWDLPRVGRLTADVSLLVTAAVTGVIAVMVLVTGADLRLLLVSLALLTIVVVMRWRWEIGCLGAVLLAALVLLLEQEAPAALGCGLLVVAAVLTIRLSLWLAAMVRELDEAREAQTQLAVAEERLRFARDLHDVTGRDLSVIAVKSELVAQLAEREDPRAAEHGREAAQIARASLAEIRALVRGYREADLATELRGTASLLRSAHVRVTVDGDAEDVPPALADTAAWVLREGGTNILRHADATAVTIALDTHGITLVNDGAHGTGSVHEGSGLTGMRERLHAASALTVRREDDTFTLDVRFDTTGGPR; encoded by the coding sequence TACACGGCGTGGTCGCTCGTCGGTGTGCTGGTGGTCGTCCCGTTGGCCACGGCGATGTTCCTCGGCATACGGATCCCGGTCGTGCTCGCCGTCCACCCGTTCGCGACCACGGTGCTCGTCGCGCAGATCGCGATCGGAGCCTGGTCGGGCTCGCGGGCGCTCGCGACCTGGTCCGCGGCCGACTCCCCCATCGGTCGGGACCGCTGGGACCTGCCCCGGGTCGGCCGCCTGACGGCGGACGTATCCCTGCTGGTCACCGCCGCGGTCACGGGTGTGATCGCGGTGATGGTGCTGGTGACCGGTGCGGATCTCCGCCTGTTGCTCGTCTCGCTCGCGCTGCTGACCATCGTCGTCGTCATGCGGTGGCGGTGGGAGATCGGATGCCTCGGTGCTGTGCTCCTCGCGGCTCTCGTGCTGCTGCTGGAGCAGGAGGCACCTGCCGCGCTGGGCTGCGGGCTGCTCGTCGTGGCCGCCGTGCTCACGATCCGGCTCTCCCTGTGGCTGGCCGCGATGGTGCGCGAGCTCGATGAGGCCCGTGAGGCCCAGACCCAGCTCGCCGTCGCCGAGGAGCGTCTGCGTTTCGCCCGCGACCTGCACGATGTCACCGGACGAGATCTCTCGGTGATCGCCGTGAAGTCCGAGCTGGTGGCGCAGCTGGCCGAGCGGGAGGACCCCCGCGCCGCCGAGCACGGCCGCGAAGCCGCCCAGATCGCCCGCGCCTCCCTCGCCGAGATCCGCGCTCTGGTGCGCGGGTACCGGGAGGCGGACCTCGCCACCGAGCTGCGCGGCACCGCGTCCCTGCTGCGCTCCGCGCACGTGCGGGTCACGGTCGACGGGGACGCCGAGGACGTCCCGCCCGCACTGGCGGACACCGCCGCCTGGGTGCTGCGCGAGGGCGGCACCAACATCCTGCGCCATGCCGACGCCACCGCCGTCACCATCGCCCTGGACACGCACGGCATCACCCTGGTCAACGACGGAGCCCACGGCACCGGGTCCGTGCACGAGGGCAGCGGCCTGACCGGAATGCGCGAACGCCTCCATGCCGCCTCCGCCCTGACCGTCCGCCGCGAGGACGACACCTTCACGCTCGACGTCCGCTTCGACACCACCGGAGGTCCCCGATGA